The Ascaphus truei isolate aAscTru1 chromosome 3, aAscTru1.hap1, whole genome shotgun sequence genome includes a region encoding these proteins:
- the ACOD1 gene encoding cis-aconitate decarboxylase, protein MLAKSVTGSFAGMIHGLTSTHLTEVVIQRSKRMILDTLGVGLLGTSSNIYHKALQYSKIYSTDVSSTVWGQSDLRLPPIYAAFVNGVAVHAMDFDDTWHPATHPSGAVLPSLIAISEALTPNHKPSGLDLILAFSVGIEVQGRLMRFSTEASDIPKRFHPPAVVGTMGSAAASSKLLSLNQAQCREALAIAASYSGAPMANAATQTKPLHVGNAARHGLEAACLAFLGLEGNKEILDLESGFGAFYNDYVPQCLPSLQSYTWLLEKQDVAFKRFPAHLGMHWVADAACAVRKHIAGDNEFLPVDSIQKIVLKIPDAKYVNRPFPTSEHEARHSFQFNACTALLDGAVSVQSFSDHNICRPNLKELLGKIQVLHPPDNKPNFEKLYCEVGITLQNGDTFTERCDTFYGHWRKPLSKEDLVKKFKSNASTVLSRDAVEGIVETVDKLEDVDDFSVLSAFLQLRDQSADKCKATISQ, encoded by the exons AGCGTGACTGGGAGTTTTGCAGGCATGATCCATGGTTTAACTAGTACTCACCTCACAGAGGTTGTTATTCAGAGAAGTAAACGTATGATTCTGGATACATTAGGAGTTGGGCTGCTTGGTACCAGCAGTAATATCTACCATAAAGCATTACAGTACAGCAAA ATTTACAGCACAGACGTGTCCAGCACCGTTTGGGGCCAGTCAGACCTTCGGCTTCCGCCTATCTATGCTGCTTTTGTCAATGGAGTTGCT gttCACGCAATGGATTTTGATGACACCTGGCATCCTGCTACACATCCCTCTGGGGCTGTTCTGCCCTCGTTGATTGCCATATCAGAAGCTTTGACTCCAAATCACAAACCATCTGGACTTGATCTTATTTTGGCTTTTAGTGTTGGCATTGAGGTGCAGGGCAGACTCATGCGCTTTTCTACTGAAGCCAGCGACATTCCGAAAAG GTTTCACCCTCCTGCTGTGGTTGGTACTATGGGGAGTGCTGCAGCATCTTCTAAACTTCTGAGTCTGAACCAGGCTCAATGCAGAGAGGCTTTAGCTATTGCagcttcatattctggagctcctaTGGCTAATGCAGCCACACAAACTAAGCCCCTGCACGTAGGCAATGCAGCCAGACATGGCCTTGAGGCTGCTTGTTTAGCATTCTTGGGCCTTGAAGGAAACAAAGAGATTCTGGATTTGGAGTCTGGATTTGGTGCTTTCTATAATGACTATGTTCCACAGTGTCTACCATCACTACAGTCATATACCTGGCTGCTGGAGAAACAAGATGTGGCCTTCAAGCGTTTCCCTGCCCACCTTGGAATGCACTGGGTTGCAGATGCAGCATGTGCAGTTCGGAAGCACATTGCAGGGGACAATGAATTTCTCCCTGTGGACAGTATCCAGAAAATTGTACTCAAAATCCCAGATGCCAAATATGTGAATCGCCCTTTCCCTACTTCAGAACATGAAGCTCGCCATTCCTTCCAGTTCAATGCATGTACAGCTCTACTAGATGGAGCTGTGTCTGTCCAGTCATTCAGTGATCACAACATTTGCAGGCCAAACCTGAAGGAACTGCTGGGTAAAATACAGGTATTGCACCCACCTGACAACAAACCTAATTTTGAGAAGCTTTACTGTGAGGTGGGCATAACATTGCAAAATGGAGACACTTTTACAGAGCGATGTGACACATTCTATGGTCACTGGAGGAAACCCTTGAGCAAAGAAGACCTTGTCAAGAAATTTAAGTCTAATGCTTCCACGGTTCTCTCAAGAGATGCAGTGGAAGGTATTGTGGAAACAGTGGATAAGTTGGAAGATGTAGATGACTTTTCTGTGTTAAGTGCATTTCTCCAACTAAGAGATCAAAGTGCTGACAAATGCAAAGCAACAATTTCACAATAA